In Isosphaera pallida ATCC 43644, the sequence AATGTCGGTCAACAAGCCTTCGTAGCGCGGTCCGAGGATGATCGAGTGATGGGGCAGATGCGGATAGGTCCGATTTGTACCGAAGTAGATGACCACCAACGACATGGCGTATCGCATCTTCTCCAGGCGTCGATCGGTCCACTTGCGGCGATGTTCTGGCTTGATCAACTTGCGGTAGGTGTTGGCCACGTCGCCGTTGGAGACCACTAGATCGGCGGGGAACCGTTGATCACCCACCCGAACCCCCACCACCCGGCCCCGCTCGACTTCAATCTCCTCGACGCGGTGGTTGAGCTTGAGTGTGCCCCCCGCCTCCTCGAACATCTTGACCAGGCCGTTGACCAACGCCCCAGTGCCACCCATCACGAAGTGAACACCCCAGGTTTTCTCTAGATAATGAATCATCGAGTAAATAGAACTGGAGCGCAGGGGATTGCCTCCGATCAACAACGGCTCGAAGGTGAAAATCTGCCGTAGTTTCGGGTGCTTGATGAATTTGGAGACTTGGGCAAATACCGATCGGTCGGCCCGCAGCTTGATCAGGTCGGGCGCGACCTTGAGCATTTCCCAGACCGAATGAAACGAGTGATCGGCTAGATCCGTGAAGGCCCGGTCAAAGATGCGCCGCGAGTAGTCCAGAAAATCACGGTAGCCCCGCACATCCTCGGGAGAAAACTTAGCGATCTCGCGTTCAAGGCGATCTTGCTCGCCCACGTAGTCGAAGTACGCGCCATCGTGGAAGTAGATCCGATAATAGGGGTCGCACGGCACGATCGTGACGTACTTCTCGAGAGGCTGGCCCACCAGCTCGGCCAACTCGTCAAACAGGAACGGCACGGTCACGATGGTGGGACCGGCGTCAAAGATAAATCCCTGATCCTCGTAAACGTAGGCTCGGCCGCCCGGTTTGTCGCGCATCTCCAGCAACGTGGTGGCGTAGCCCTTGGTCTGAAGCCGAATCGCCGCGGCGAGACCGCCGAATCCCGAACCAATCACCACCGCCTTTTTGCCTTGGCCGGTGCGGGGACGGGGTGGGCGGGGGCGACCCGCGTAGGGCGAAGGGGGGAGGGGCGAGGCCGAGAGCTTGGGAGAGGAGGGGGGAGGAGCGATGCTCATGACGCGGCGGAACCCATATCGGTGAACAGTTGAGCCAACGCGAGGAAGTCCTGGCGCTGGGCGACGGTCAAGGGAGCCTCTTGAAGCAATTCGACTGCTTCATTCCGCAGGTCGTGCACCCGCTGGCGACACAACGCGACGGC encodes:
- a CDS encoding phytoene desaturase: MSIAPPPSSPKLSASPLPPSPYAGRPRPPRPRTGQGKKAVVIGSGFGGLAAAIRLQTKGYATTLLEMRDKPGGRAYVYEDQGFIFDAGPTIVTVPFLFDELAELVGQPLEKYVTIVPCDPYYRIYFHDGAYFDYVGEQDRLEREIAKFSPEDVRGYRDFLDYSRRIFDRAFTDLADHSFHSVWEMLKVAPDLIKLRADRSVFAQVSKFIKHPKLRQIFTFEPLLIGGNPLRSSSIYSMIHYLEKTWGVHFVMGGTGALVNGLVKMFEEAGGTLKLNHRVEEIEVERGRVVGVRVGDQRFPADLVVSNGDVANTYRKLIKPEHRRKWTDRRLEKMRYAMSLVVIYFGTNRTYPHLPHHSIILGPRYEGLLTDIFDHKIVAEDFSLYLHAPTRTDPSLAPPGCECFYVLSPVPNLAGGQDWEAIKEEYADRILASMEKEYLVPDLRHHLVTKRIFTPADFEGVLDAYQGSAFQFEPVLTQSAWFRPHNISEDVEGLFFVGAGTHPGAGLPGVVSSAKVLEKFI